A DNA window from Candidatus Neomarinimicrobiota bacterium contains the following coding sequences:
- a CDS encoding two-component regulator propeller domain-containing protein, with product MVRLSLLILILFISANATNNSLKFDHLTVEDGLSQGSVYSILQDDKGFMWFGTRFGLNRYDGTEFRLFASEPTDSTSLAGYHITKVYKDHQGSLWVGTAISGLAKYDAALESFTNFKHDPRDPRSLGDDQITCIFEDSEYTLWVGTKNGLNRVVVPASGSRSDPFAYEFDHFSHIPGDTSSLSSNDITAISELHAGILLIGLGNGSLATLDINTDQIKIDQAGVFTITKTGYTPIRSMKRDVSGEYVWISKFEQGLIKYSLSEGVLDHYYISNYTPAMVSTNYIYTIDQARDGKLWLATVGGLTVFDPASETFTYNNSDESNPSSISDQILHTVSVDPQGLIWVGSDTRGINIHKPNQIRFELFRHRAGDPNGPSANNVYCLAEGDAGDIWFTTMPGGTNRFSPKTGKFRYYQSDDSIPGVMSINYPIQVLMDRRGILWVGTVLAGLSEIDPETGSRLKLYYNDESRSDWLSGPTIYSLLESSDGSIWIGTEANGLNRYNRRSNNFTTYRLDKDDPNSLSGNLIYVLFEDDAGVLWIGTAEGGLNRYHPETDTFSSFKYSKGDENSIGSNSVYTIHEDADHCLWIGTKGGGLNKLDSTRRFFSRVDLGYKDHDISIYGIEEDDGGYLWLSTNNGLMKVDREKGFLNRYTVKDGLQGNEFRNNSSLKDSQGYLYFGGPSGFNRFHPDSVINNAHVPPVVLTNFSINYNEVPVGEMSDGRTILSKSITETRQIVLNHQDKTISFSFAALDFSDPERNRYEYKLKNFNDDWVQAGSDHSVTYNHLKPGDYAFQVRACNNDGLWNEEGATLAITILPPFWLTWWFRLLTSLTLILFVYVYIRLRFRRMMAEKHKLEKLVMERTAELRLEIEEKMQIKVDHLKRELVSKSVYATQKQEIMNNLFHELKDIQKMDANEMRNRFNRIVRYFKDLFKSGEEWDEFEKWFTEVHTDFFTNIRKEHPELSSREVKVCALLRLDLSSKDIANLMNVLPKTVEMYRHRIRKKIGIKPETNLNQFLAKF from the coding sequence ATGGTTCGTCTATCTCTTCTCATCCTGATACTTTTCATTTCAGCGAACGCTACTAATAATTCATTAAAATTTGACCACCTCACCGTTGAGGACGGATTATCTCAAGGCTCGGTTTATTCCATTCTCCAGGATGATAAAGGTTTCATGTGGTTTGGAACTAGGTTTGGACTCAATCGCTACGACGGAACCGAGTTTCGTCTGTTTGCTTCTGAACCTACAGACTCAACCAGCCTTGCTGGTTATCACATTACAAAGGTTTACAAAGATCACCAGGGATCGCTCTGGGTGGGAACAGCCATTAGTGGCCTGGCTAAGTACGATGCTGCTCTTGAGAGTTTTACGAACTTCAAGCATGATCCTCGAGACCCTAGAAGTCTTGGTGATGATCAGATCACCTGCATCTTTGAAGACTCGGAATATACACTCTGGGTTGGCACCAAAAATGGACTGAATCGTGTCGTTGTTCCTGCTTCCGGCTCGAGGTCAGATCCTTTTGCATATGAGTTCGATCATTTCTCTCACATCCCAGGCGACACTTCAAGTCTTTCCTCTAATGACATTACCGCCATTTCAGAGCTACATGCTGGCATCCTCTTGATCGGATTGGGGAATGGATCTCTTGCTACACTTGACATAAATACGGATCAGATCAAAATCGATCAAGCGGGTGTCTTCACAATTACTAAAACAGGCTATACGCCCATCAGATCCATGAAAAGGGATGTTTCTGGTGAATATGTTTGGATCAGCAAATTTGAGCAAGGCCTGATAAAGTACAGTCTCTCAGAAGGGGTTCTGGATCACTATTACATCAGCAACTATACTCCTGCTATGGTGAGCACCAACTACATCTACACAATAGATCAGGCTCGTGATGGAAAATTATGGCTTGCCACAGTAGGCGGACTTACTGTTTTCGATCCAGCCTCCGAAACCTTTACCTATAATAATTCAGATGAATCAAATCCCAGCAGCATAAGTGATCAAATCTTACACACGGTTTCCGTTGACCCTCAGGGTTTGATCTGGGTTGGATCTGACACAAGGGGTATCAATATTCATAAGCCGAATCAGATCCGATTTGAGCTATTTAGGCATAGAGCTGGTGATCCAAATGGTCCCTCTGCAAATAATGTTTATTGCCTGGCGGAAGGTGATGCAGGTGACATCTGGTTTACAACTATGCCTGGGGGAACAAATAGATTTTCTCCCAAGACCGGGAAATTCAGATATTACCAATCTGATGATAGCATTCCAGGTGTAATGAGTATCAATTACCCTATACAGGTTTTGATGGACAGACGTGGGATTCTTTGGGTGGGAACCGTTCTTGCCGGATTATCTGAGATCGATCCGGAGACAGGGAGTAGATTAAAACTTTACTATAACGATGAATCAAGATCTGATTGGTTGAGTGGGCCAACCATTTATTCTCTCCTTGAAAGCAGCGATGGGTCTATCTGGATTGGAACAGAAGCAAATGGGCTGAATCGATACAACCGGCGATCCAACAATTTCACCACCTATAGGCTGGATAAAGATGATCCCAATAGTCTGAGTGGAAATCTTATCTATGTGCTTTTTGAGGATGATGCTGGAGTCCTCTGGATCGGAACTGCTGAAGGTGGGCTAAATCGCTATCATCCCGAAACTGACACTTTCAGTTCCTTCAAGTATTCAAAGGGTGATGAGAACTCCATCGGAAGCAATTCTGTATATACTATCCATGAAGATGCCGATCACTGTCTTTGGATTGGAACAAAGGGTGGTGGGCTGAATAAACTGGACTCTACTCGAAGGTTCTTCTCAAGAGTTGATCTGGGATACAAGGATCATGATATTTCCATCTATGGCATAGAAGAAGACGATGGCGGATACCTTTGGTTATCAACGAACAACGGACTGATGAAAGTCGACCGTGAAAAAGGATTTCTCAACCGTTATACCGTTAAGGATGGACTTCAAGGTAACGAATTCCGTAATAATTCAAGTCTAAAAGATTCCCAGGGGTATTTGTATTTTGGCGGTCCAAGTGGGTTTAATCGCTTTCATCCTGACTCTGTAATCAACAATGCCCATGTTCCCCCTGTAGTCCTAACAAATTTCAGCATTAACTACAATGAAGTGCCTGTCGGTGAAATGTCCGATGGACGTACGATCCTGAGTAAATCCATTACAGAAACCCGGCAAATAGTTCTAAACCATCAGGATAAAACCATTTCCTTTTCCTTCGCTGCACTGGATTTCTCTGACCCTGAACGCAACAGATATGAATATAAATTGAAGAATTTTAATGATGATTGGGTTCAGGCTGGTTCAGATCATAGTGTTACCTATAACCACCTAAAACCAGGCGACTATGCTTTTCAGGTTCGCGCTTGCAATAATGACGGGCTATGGAATGAGGAAGGAGCAACACTGGCAATTACCATCCTGCCCCCCTTCTGGCTAACCTGGTGGTTTAGGCTGCTGACCTCATTGACTTTGATTCTATTTGTATATGTCTATATCCGTTTGCGTTTCAGGAGAATGATGGCAGAAAAGCATAAGCTTGAGAAGCTGGTTATGGAGCGTACAGCTGAGCTGAGATTGGAAATTGAAGAAAAGATGCAAATTAAAGTCGACCATTTAAAACGTGAGCTGGTTAGTAAGTCCGTATACGCTACTCAAAAACAGGAAATTATGAACAATCTGTTTCATGAGTTAAAAGATATCCAAAAGATGGATGCCAACGAAATGCGGAACCGGTTTAATCGCATTGTCAGATATTTCAAGGATTTGTTCAAATCCGGTGAAGAATGGGATGAGTTTGAGAAGTGGTTCACTGAGGTACACACTGATTTTTTTACAAATATTCGGAAGGAACATCCTGAACTATCTTCCCGTGAAGTAAAAGTCTGCGCCTTATTGAGATTAGACCTATCATCAAAAGATATCGCTAACCTCATGAATGTTCTGCCCAAGACAGTTGAAATGTATCGCCACAGAATCCGAAAAAAGATCGGAATTAAACCTGAAACGA